In one Parambassis ranga chromosome 6, fParRan2.1, whole genome shotgun sequence genomic region, the following are encoded:
- the LOC114437181 gene encoding uncharacterized protein LOC114437181: MKFPEFRDSISRFRLVQSFLGLAGCLCVTYAVWTPFWLNEKGLWTQWNNTDNDQTTRKDDIVFNALEAQRVFAVLSFLMAVSTAALCLVFALCWTSKTVWSYSNTRSLLMAGQALYPTTLLLLTMASTGFFFLLSWSFFTYQHREEISQDFSSLGLSYWLGALGWVLLLVVELIVFIAEQAVVPNILPDLEKAVESWRMSSQLRAAKRSYSESYQPGCTKSNKTPKRYMSVP; encoded by the exons ATGAAGTTTCCCGAGTTTAGGGACTCTATCAGCCGCTTCAGGCTTGTTCAGTCCTTTCTGGGGTTAgctggctgcctgtgtgtgacCTATGCAGTGTGGACACCCTTCTGGCTGAATGAGAAGGGACTGTGGACGCAGTGGAATAACACCGACAACGACCAGACAACTCGAAAAGACGATATTGTCTTCAATG CTCTGGAAGCACAGAGAGTCTTTGCAGTTCTGTCCTTCCTGATGGCCGTGAGCACCGCTGCTCTGTGTCTGGTGTTCGCCCTCTGCTGGACCTCTAAGACAGTGTGGTCCTACTCGAACACTCGCTCTCTCCTTATGGCAGGACAGGCTCTCTACCccaccacactgctgctgctcaccatGGCCTCCACAG gtttcttcttcctcctcagctggtcTTTTTTCACCTACCAGCACCGGGAGGAAATTAGTCAGGATTTCTCCAGTCTCGGCTTGTCCTACTGGCTGGGGGCTTTAGGTTGGGTTCTGCTGTTGGTCGTGGAGTTGATAGTCTTTATTGCTGAGCAAGCTGTAGTGCCAAACATCTTACCCGACTTGGAGAAGGCCGTGGAGTCATGGCGGATGTCATCTCAGCTTCGGGCTGCCAAGCGATCTTACAGTGAGAGTTATCAGCCTGGTTGCACCAAAAGCAACAAGACTCCAAAGAGGTACATGTCAGTACCTTGA